GCGTTACCAACTACCTTATAATTATTAATTTTACATGTTAGAAGCCATTTTATTCCTCATTTTGGGTCTTATCGGACTCGTATTTAGCGCAGATAAGTTCGTGTTTGGCGCCGCTGCTTTAGCTAAAAACTTAGGTTTATCATCACTCATTATTGGATTAACCATAGTTGCTATGGGCTCATCAGCACCTGAAATGATGGTTGCCGCAACTGCCGCACTCGACGGAAAAATAGACACGGCTATAGGTAATGCTATAGGTTCCAATATTACCAACATCACACTTGTACTCGGTTTAACCGCTATTTTAAAAGTTATTTCAGTATCCTCATCAACATTAAAACGAGAATTACCTTTAGTCTTTGTTAGCTCTGTTTTAGCGATTGCCGTAATTTACAATCAGGAATTCACACGCTTAGAAGGCATAATGTTACTTATCGCTTTCTTTGCAACTATAGGCTACCTCACTTGGCGGGCGCTTAAAAAGTCTAAAACAGACGAACCAGACCTTTTAGAAGACGAGTTGTCTGATGATGTACCAGAAGGTGTACCTATGCCTAAAGCACTATTTTGGCTAGCGTTTGGTTTAATTTTATTACCTTTAAGTTCTAATTTACTGGTTGATTCCGCAGTGACTATCGCCAAATATTACGGCTTATCAGATTTAGTCATTGGATTAACCATTATTGCTATAGGTACCTCTTTACCTGAACTAGCCGCTTCAATTGCCGGTGTGATGAAAGGTGAAGATGACTTAGCCTTGGGCAATATTGTTGGTTCCAATATTTTTAATGCCCTCGCAGTTGTTGCCATTCCAGGTATCATTGCGCCAGGGGTGATCGATCCATCAGCGGTTAATCGGGATGGTCCTATCATGTTGGGTGTGACTTTATTAATGATATTAATGGCAGTTGGTTTTAGTAAAGTTCGCAATATCAATCGACTAGAAGGTGCGTTACTCTTAGCTTGCTTTATCGGTTATCAATACTTACTTTTTTTTCATCAAGCCTAAGTGTTATTGTTTTCAATGAAGAAACATAATTTTATACAAACAGCAAAAAACGTATTAGAGATTGAAGCCAACTCAGTGTTAGCTTTACAACAATACCTAAACGAAGAATTTCAACAGGCCTGTGGCGCATTACTAGCCTGCTCCGGTAAAGTGATCGTGACCGGAATGGGTAAATCAGGACACATAGCTAAAAAGTTAGCGGCAACATTTGCTAGTACTGGCACTCCGTCTTTTTATGTTCACCCTGCAGAAGCCAGTCATGGTGACTTGGGGATGATAGAACCTAACGATATCGTGTTAGCCCTATCAAATTCAGGCGAAACCGAAGAAGTTTTGCATATATTGCCAACCATCAAGCGAATTGGCGCCAAACTAATCAGCATGACAAGTAAACCTAATTCAACATTGGCTTACGAGTCAGACCTACATATTACTTGTGCTGTAGAAAAAGAGGCTTGTACATTAGGGCTGGCACCAACGTCTAGTACCACAGCGGCATTAGCCATGGGAGATGCAATTGCCGTTAGCCTTTTAGAAGCAAGAGAGTTCTCCAAGCAAGATTTTGCTATTTCTCATCCAGCCGGCGCACTGGGAAGACGATTATTACTGCGAGTAGCCGATCTAATGCAATCAGGTGATGAATTGCCTTGTGTTACTCTCAATAAAACGATTTACGAAACCTTGCTCGTCATAAGTGCGAAAGGAATGGGCTTTACTGCGGTGGTTGATCAGGACAATGTCGTTATTGGTGTTTATACTGACGGTGATCTGCGCCGTAGCTTAGATAAGCGTATCGATATATACAGCACAAAAATAGTTGATGTAATTAAGAAAGGCTGTGTTACCGTACAGGCCGATTTATTAGCAGCTGAAGCCCTGCAAATAATGGAAGAAAAAGCCGTCAACGGCCTGATTGTTGTTGACCACGAACAACACCCCATAGGTGCAATTAATATGCACCACTTGTTAAAAGCAAAGGTACTCTAAATGTTTTCATCAATATATGGCTTGTTAAATAGCCAGCAAGTTGAGCTTTTTAAGCAAACTAAGCTATTTATTTGCGATATTGACGGTGTGTTCAGCGATGGTCGTATTTACTTAGGCAATAATGGTGAAGAGCTAAAAGCCTTCCATACTCGCGACGGCTTTGGTATTAAAGCGATTATTAACGCTGGCATACAAGTAGCGGTCATTACGGGCAGACAAAGTACCATAGTCGAAAAACGCATGACATCACTTGGCGTGCAACACATATATCAAGGTCAGTCGAACAAACTAGAAGCTTATGCTGATTTAAAAAACAAACTTAAAATCAGCGACAAACAAATCGCCTATATAGGTGATGATGTACCAGACCAAACCGTAATGGCGCAAGTAGGATTAGCGATTGCCACCCAAGATGCTCATCCCATCATTCAAAATTTAGCGCATTACCAAACGCAAATTAAAGGCGGTTTTGGCGCTGTTAGAGAGGCTTGCGATCTCATGCTACAAACTAGGGGCTTATTAGAAAGCGCCCAAGGTATGAGTGTCTAGCCCATGCGCGCCTATTTATTGGTTCTTATATTAACCGTGATTGCGACCATTTTTTTCTGGGAAGAATGGCAATCTGCAGCCACTCAAGCACCAGAGAAAAAACAACAAGGTATTCAACCTGATTACCAAGCCGAAAACTTGGATATCAAGTACTTTAATCAACAAGGTCAATTGAGTGCTCAAATGCAAGCCAAAAACTTGGCACATTTCGAAAGCCAAGCGGCTACCGAGTTCGAACGAGTAGACTATCAATACTTTGGGCAAGACAACCATTGGCAAGTTACCGCACAACATAGTCAGCTCAAACAAAATCGCTACTTACAATTGCACGATACCATTGTTTTACAGGCACTCAGCAACGCTCAGCCTATATACCAAATCAATACCCAAGCTATTGATATTGACCTAATTAACCAAGAAATCCATAACGATACGCAAGTCAAATTAGCCAGTTCACAACTGCAATTGGCTGGCAAAACCCTCTATGGCAACTTACGTTCTAAACAATTTGAAATCCAACATGACATTAAAGCCACTTACTCACCTAGCCATTAGACTAGGCTTAATATTCAGTGTATTGCTATCAACTGCGAGTTTTGCAGAACAAGCTGCTGATAATGAACAAATATTTATTGATGCGGAAAAGCAATCAATGGATTTAGTTAATAATAAACTCACTTTTTACGGTAATGTCCAAATCAGTCAGGGGCACTTACAGCTCAATGCCGACAAATTAGAAGTGCAACGTAATAAAGGTAATCAGTCAGAAAAGCTTATCGCTTCAGGTAACCCAGTCACCTTTAATCATCAGTTAAAAGATGGGATCCAAATCAAAGCTCATGCACAGCAAATGCATTATAACTTAACAACCCAAGTTTTAGTGTTAATTGGCCAAGCACAAATAAACCAAGCGGATAGCATGATTAACGGTGACCGAATTGAATACGATGTGGCTAAACGCCAACTCATCGCATCTTCCGACAAAGCCTCTGAATCGAGGGTTCGCGTTGTGTTAACTCCGGTAGCAAAAGAAAAATGACCAAACTCGTCGCTAAAAATTTAGCCAAAAGATATAAAGCTAGACAAGTCGTACAAAGCGTATCACTTGAAGTAAATTCTGGACAAATTGTCGGGCTACTTGGCCCTAACGGCGCAGGAAAAACAACCACTTTCTACATGATTGTGGGGTTAGTCGCTGCTGATAGCGGAGAAGTATCGCTAGACGACAAAGATATGACTCACTTCCCAATGCATGAAAGGGCAAGATTAGGGGTTGGCTATTTACCGCAAGATTCATCTATTTTTAGAAAATTGACCGTGCGTCAGAACATAATGGCTATTTTAGAAACAAACAAA
This genomic window from Saccharobesus litoralis contains:
- a CDS encoding calcium/sodium antiporter, giving the protein MLEAILFLILGLIGLVFSADKFVFGAAALAKNLGLSSLIIGLTIVAMGSSAPEMMVAATAALDGKIDTAIGNAIGSNITNITLVLGLTAILKVISVSSSTLKRELPLVFVSSVLAIAVIYNQEFTRLEGIMLLIAFFATIGYLTWRALKKSKTDEPDLLEDELSDDVPEGVPMPKALFWLAFGLILLPLSSNLLVDSAVTIAKYYGLSDLVIGLTIIAIGTSLPELAASIAGVMKGEDDLALGNIVGSNIFNALAVVAIPGIIAPGVIDPSAVNRDGPIMLGVTLLMILMAVGFSKVRNINRLEGALLLACFIGYQYLLFFHQA
- a CDS encoding KpsF/GutQ family sugar-phosphate isomerase, whose amino-acid sequence is MKKHNFIQTAKNVLEIEANSVLALQQYLNEEFQQACGALLACSGKVIVTGMGKSGHIAKKLAATFASTGTPSFYVHPAEASHGDLGMIEPNDIVLALSNSGETEEVLHILPTIKRIGAKLISMTSKPNSTLAYESDLHITCAVEKEACTLGLAPTSSTTAALAMGDAIAVSLLEAREFSKQDFAISHPAGALGRRLLLRVADLMQSGDELPCVTLNKTIYETLLVISAKGMGFTAVVDQDNVVIGVYTDGDLRRSLDKRIDIYSTKIVDVIKKGCVTVQADLLAAEALQIMEEKAVNGLIVVDHEQHPIGAINMHHLLKAKVL
- the kdsC gene encoding 3-deoxy-manno-octulosonate-8-phosphatase KdsC — translated: MFSSIYGLLNSQQVELFKQTKLFICDIDGVFSDGRIYLGNNGEELKAFHTRDGFGIKAIINAGIQVAVITGRQSTIVEKRMTSLGVQHIYQGQSNKLEAYADLKNKLKISDKQIAYIGDDVPDQTVMAQVGLAIATQDAHPIIQNLAHYQTQIKGGFGAVREACDLMLQTRGLLESAQGMSV
- the lptC gene encoding LPS export ABC transporter periplasmic protein LptC, which codes for MRAYLLVLILTVIATIFFWEEWQSAATQAPEKKQQGIQPDYQAENLDIKYFNQQGQLSAQMQAKNLAHFESQAATEFERVDYQYFGQDNHWQVTAQHSQLKQNRYLQLHDTIVLQALSNAQPIYQINTQAIDIDLINQEIHNDTQVKLASSQLQLAGKTLYGNLRSKQFEIQHDIKATYSPSH
- the lptA gene encoding lipopolysaccharide transport periplasmic protein LptA, which translates into the protein MTLKPLTHLAIRLGLIFSVLLSTASFAEQAADNEQIFIDAEKQSMDLVNNKLTFYGNVQISQGHLQLNADKLEVQRNKGNQSEKLIASGNPVTFNHQLKDGIQIKAHAQQMHYNLTTQVLVLIGQAQINQADSMINGDRIEYDVAKRQLIASSDKASESRVRVVLTPVAKEK